From Deltaproteobacteria bacterium, the proteins below share one genomic window:
- a CDS encoding ATP-dependent protease produces the protein LTGTQGVIIPALNVKDLMLRKDVVTSVAENNFHIYPVSTIDEGITILTGIEAGKVDESGNSPADTVNRRVNEKLKTLAKSIKSAGEEDHSDEIKPENT, from the coding sequence ATTAACCGGAACTCAAGGGGTTATTATCCCAGCCTTGAATGTTAAAGATCTAATGCTAAGAAAGGATGTAGTAACGTCTGTAGCCGAAAACAATTTTCATATCTATCCCGTGAGTACCATTGATGAAGGCATTACCATTCTGACAGGAATTGAAGCGGGGAAGGTGGATGAAAGCGGCAATTCTCCGGCTGATACAGTTAACCGTCGAGTGAATGAGAAACTGAAAACCCTCGCCAAAAGTATAAAATCGGCAGGAGAAGAAGATCATAGCGACGAAATTAAACCAGAAAATACATAA